A window from Candidatus Bathyarchaeota archaeon encodes these proteins:
- a CDS encoding thiamine pyrophosphate-binding protein, translating into MVEYTTSEVILEYLVREGVSYAFGVPGHGCTAFVDAFYDRRDEITPIMVRHEQAAAHAADGYYRASGRLAMCFTSIGPGATNLVTGLATALVDSSALLAVCGCEPQRDVERGVLQAIYRHYESDFKNIMRFAVKRVWSIQKAERTPEIIVRACKEATTGRPGPVLIEFPIDLQHKAIDIPGVPSPEEHKPKGRILGDPVMVKEASKLLASAERPAILVGGGVILSGASEELMRLAEMLGAPVLATMMGKGAFPEDHPLFAGYAGWSGTGPGNEVARSCDVLLAVGTRFADLTCSCYEPGVTFNIPPTKLIHVDLDPLEIGKNYPTEIGIVGDAKATLAMLIEALAGLLGKRSLGDSPWIRRVKAAKERWEAELEPIRSSGRSPPTVPRLLKELREFLGRDAIVLGEAGWAQIFLFQQFPVYMPRTHISSGGFSTMGFAVPAAIGAKLAQPDRQVVACPGDGGFLMTLHEVATAVQYEIPIVIVVVNNLGWACIRDLQWIQCGEGRDIATMFKHPRGDSVYDVDFAAFAESFKAHGSTVRSPEEIKPALKEAFNSGKPSVINVYVDPGVTPPLPGKWTLPTPEYLTRKLKR; encoded by the coding sequence ATGGTTGAATATACTACTTCTGAAGTGATATTGGAGTACCTGGTTAGGGAGGGGGTTTCATACGCCTTCGGCGTCCCAGGCCATGGATGCACCGCCTTCGTGGACGCCTTCTACGATAGGAGGGATGAGATAACTCCTATAATGGTTAGGCATGAGCAGGCGGCCGCCCACGCCGCCGACGGCTACTATAGGGCCTCAGGCAGGCTCGCCATGTGCTTCACCAGCATAGGGCCGGGCGCCACGAACCTCGTCACGGGATTGGCCACCGCCCTCGTGGATTCCTCAGCCCTCCTAGCCGTTTGCGGATGCGAGCCCCAGAGGGATGTGGAGCGAGGGGTCCTCCAAGCCATCTACAGACATTACGAGAGCGACTTCAAGAACATCATGAGGTTCGCCGTTAAGAGGGTGTGGAGCATCCAGAAGGCTGAGAGGACCCCCGAGATAATCGTTAGGGCCTGTAAGGAGGCCACCACCGGCAGGCCAGGCCCCGTCCTCATAGAGTTCCCCATAGACCTCCAGCACAAGGCCATAGATATACCGGGCGTACCCTCCCCGGAGGAGCATAAGCCTAAGGGCAGGATCCTGGGGGATCCCGTTATGGTTAAGGAGGCCTCCAAGCTCCTGGCCTCGGCTGAGAGGCCCGCGATCCTCGTGGGCGGCGGCGTGATCCTCTCAGGGGCCTCCGAGGAGCTCATGAGGCTGGCTGAGATGCTGGGGGCTCCCGTACTGGCCACGATGATGGGTAAGGGAGCCTTCCCCGAGGATCATCCCCTCTTCGCCGGATACGCGGGTTGGAGCGGCACCGGCCCGGGGAACGAGGTGGCTAGGAGCTGCGACGTCCTCCTCGCCGTGGGGACGAGGTTCGCGGACCTCACCTGCAGCTGCTACGAGCCAGGAGTCACCTTCAACATACCCCCAACCAAGCTCATACACGTGGACCTGGATCCCCTGGAGATCGGCAAGAACTATCCCACGGAGATCGGGATAGTCGGGGACGCCAAGGCGACCCTCGCCATGCTCATAGAAGCCCTGGCGGGCCTCCTGGGGAAGAGGAGCCTCGGGGATTCCCCTTGGATCCGGAGGGTCAAGGCGGCGAAGGAGAGGTGGGAGGCGGAGCTGGAGCCCATCAGATCCTCGGGGAGGTCCCCTCCAACGGTCCCCCGGCTCCTCAAGGAGCTCAGGGAGTTCCTGGGGAGGGATGCCATAGTCCTAGGGGAGGCGGGCTGGGCCCAGATATTCCTCTTCCAGCAGTTCCCGGTTTACATGCCTAGAACCCATATAAGCTCAGGGGGCTTCTCGACGATGGGCTTCGCCGTCCCAGCCGCCATAGGGGCTAAGCTCGCCCAGCCGGATAGGCAGGTCGTGGCGTGCCCCGGGGATGGAGGCTTCTTGATGACCCTCCACGAGGTGGCTACAGCCGTCCAATACGAGATACCCATAGTGATAGTGGTGGTCAACAACCTGGGCTGGGCCTGCATAAGGGATCTACAATGGATACAATGCGGCGAGGGAAGGGACATCGCCACCATGTTCAAGCATCCAAGAGGGGACAGCGTATACGATGTGGATTTCGCGGCCTTCGCCGAATCCTTCAAGGCCCACGGCTCCACGGTTAGGAGCCCCGAGGAGATCAAGCCGGCTCTAAAAGAGGCCTTCAACTCCGGCAAGCCATCGGTCATAAACGTCTACGTGGATCCAGGGGTGACGCCGCCCCTGCCGGGGAAGTGGACGCTGCCCACACCTGAATACCTGACTAGGAAGCTGAAACGCTGA
- a CDS encoding DUF116 domain-containing protein: MSSRSAVMRLIERIASFKAGEAILVKLERLAAKTGLDEEKILELYVAVKNAAHRRRFASTPYSGRILLLPQCLRPRDCPAELGEYGYRCVKCGRCRIQDLLELAEGLGYGGIYILTGGRIVEKIFRRFNPKACVGVACLNELVLGSFIAEKFDVAAQAVRLKRDGCVDTDVEWGLVAETVKLNAASRGAG; the protein is encoded by the coding sequence TTGTCCTCGAGGAGCGCCGTTATGCGCCTCATAGAGAGGATTGCCAGCTTCAAGGCTGGGGAGGCGATACTGGTGAAGCTGGAGAGGCTGGCCGCTAAGACCGGGTTGGATGAGGAGAAGATCCTTGAACTCTACGTGGCCGTGAAGAACGCGGCCCATAGGCGCAGGTTCGCTTCAACCCCTTACTCCGGGAGGATACTCCTCCTCCCCCAGTGTTTAAGGCCTAGGGATTGCCCTGCTGAGCTGGGGGAATACGGTTACCGGTGCGTCAAGTGTGGGAGGTGCCGGATCCAGGACCTGCTGGAGCTGGCGGAAGGGCTAGGCTACGGGGGCATCTACATACTCACCGGGGGGAGGATCGTGGAGAAGATCTTTAGAAGGTTTAATCCTAAGGCTTGTGTAGGGGTTGCCTGCCTGAACGAACTGGTCCTGGGAAGCTTCATAGCGGAGAAGTTCGATGTGGCCGCCCAGGCCGTCAGGCTTAAACGGGATGGATGCGTGGACACGGATGTGGAATGGGGATTGGTCGCCGAGACGGTTAAGCTTAACGCTGCATCCCGTGGGGCGGGGTAG